The genomic region TGAATTAGTTGCACATTTTCAACCCCTAAAGCTCGGGCCTTTTCTAGGGCCTCCGTTTCGTTGTGAGCCACAAAATAGGGTGTGCTGTCGGTAATTTCTCCCCCAGTTTCACTCACAGCATACCAAGCGGGAATTTGATGACCCCACCACAACTGACGGGAAATACACCAGTCCCTTAGATTGACTAACCAGTCACGATATACTTTTCCCCACCTCTGGGGGACAAATTCCGGTGAGTTCTCTTGGTCTAGGAACTCTAGGGTTTTGTCCGCTAAAGGACGAATTTTCACAAACCACTGGGTAGAAAGTAGGGGCTCAACAGGAACTTTACCGCGATCGCTATAAGGTACTGTGTGTTTATATTCTTCTACTTTTATTAGTAGATTTTCCGATTCCAAACGACTAATTACATTCTTTCTAGCAACAAATCGGTCTTGTCCCTGAAATTCCCCCGCATTGTCGTTAAGAGTGCCATCTTTATTCATAATATTAATAAACGGCAAGTTGTGGCGTTTACCCATTTCAAAATCGTTAGGGTCATGGGCGGGGGTAACTTTCACACATCCCGTACCAAAAGCAGGATCAACCAACTCATCAGCAATAATTGGGATTTGTCGGTTCATAATCGGCAAATTTAGGGTTTTTCCGATTATATCCTTATACCTTGAGTCCTCTGGGTTGACTGCAACTGCTGTGTCTCCTAACATGGTTTCTGGTCTAGTGGTAGCTACCTCCACATATCCAGTACCATCTGTAAGATGATAGCGAAAATGCCACAGATTACCATTTACTTCCTTGGGTTCTACCTCTAGGTCCGATACAGCAGACTGGGAAGCTGGACACCAGTTGACTAAATAATTACTACGGTAAATTAACCCCTCTTCATAAAGTTTAATAAATGCTTCTAAAACAGCTTTTGATAACCCTTCATCTAAGGTAAAGCGTTCCCGTGACCAATCCACTGAAACACCCAAACGTCGTAACTGATTAATAATCGTACCACCAGACTCAGCTTTCCATTGCCAAGCCCTTTCTAAGAATTTCTCTCTACCTAATTCGTAGCGGTTTTTACCTTCTGATTTAAGTTTTTTTTCTAAAATAGTTTGCACTGCTATACTTGCGTGGTCAGTACCAGGTAGCCATAGTGTATTCCTTCCTTTCATCCGATGATATCTCACCAGGGCATCAATTAGCGCACTTTCAAAGGCATGACCCATGTGCAAACTACCAGTGACATTTGGAGGCGGAATAACAACACAGTATGGCACGCCAGGGTGATTAGGATCTGCTTTGTAAATTTGATTTTCTTCCCAGGATGTTTGCCATTTTGCTTCTGTGGAGAAGGGTTCGTAAAGACTAGGAAGATTGGTGATTGCAGTCATGCTAGAAATAATCTGTTTAGGGACTAGTTTTTGAGAACTCGGATCCATTGTGCCATAAGGTTGAAGACTATGCGAAAAATCAATGGGGAGAAGGATTGAAAAAACGCGTCCAACCACCGAATTAGACCCCCCTGAATTAGACCAGCTAAATTAGTCCTGCTGACTCATATAGTCTTTTGAACAAGGCTTTAATTTTTGTTCCATAGTCTAAATCCGCTGACCATCTCCCAGAAAGTTGATCCACTGAGGGTGCTACTCCCCTGGTGACAAACCTAAAACGCGGATCTACTTCTTCTTGCACTAATGGTTCCAAACTTGCGTATGCTTTTAAGTGTTGAATATGGGCTCTAACACCAATTCTCGCACTACTAAAAGAAGCTGCTTCTGCACCACCACTAATTCCTCCTAAACCGGCAAAATTGTTTTGTTGTGGTTTAATATCACCGCCAAATCTTAAAAATCCGGTTTCTAAACACATCTGACAAAAGGCAATGTCATGATTTACACCCTCTAATGTGGCTTCTTCTCGATAGAGTTTTGGTATATCCCCAAACTGATTTAAGGCATTTTCGTTGTTGTTGCGCAAAAACAGTTGTAATTGCACTTCTGTGGTACTACCATTGGAAATTATTTTATCAATATGTCCAGCACAAATTGCCAAAACCGAACGCAGTTTTACGGTTTTGGTGCTGCTATCCCAAGCAATGGAAATGTTAAAGTCCCGCAGTTCGATGGCTTTAACATAAACAATACGACGATAAGTTACACGATTAATATTAGATCCCTGTGATAAATCAATGCGCAGTCTATCTACTAGGTCTACAGGGATATAGGAATTACCATTAATTAATATTCCTTGTTCACCATAGTTTTGCCCATTAATATTAATGTTAATTGCCAGATAATTGGCATCTACAGGGGTCCCAGGTTTAGGATCAATGATTTGACTCCAACCAACTAATCCATCAACAATTCCTAGGGCAAAATCCCGACGACGAGTTTGTAATAAATTCCGGTCTTCTGGACTGGTGATAAACCCCACCTGCATCAGTAATGCAGGAAGATTGGTTTGACGACAAAATTGTAAACTCCCCAAACCACTATCCGTATCTGGTCTCACTCCCCGACTGGGCAGTTGATTGACGCGACGCAACAAACCTGTTAACAGTATTTCTGCATTTTGTTTCCGCTCGGTGTTGTTAGCAATATAAAACACTCCCGCACCTCTGACTGTGGGGTTATTAGCACCATCAGTGTGAATTTCCAGCGCCACATCACCAGCACGACTACGAGAATTAATCCAAGAGATGGTTTGGACAGCACTTAAATCATCGGGAACAGATAAAACTTCTAAGTTACGACCTCGCAGTTCTGTAACAATTAGGTCTCGTAACAGAATCATTTCTCCGGATTCTGTTGTACCCCCAGCTATAGATCCCGGGTCAATTTTGCCATTTTCTTTACCCCCATGTGCAGCGGAAATGAAAATACGTCCCATTTTGATGAATTCCTATGGTTAAAAGGAAATTTTTTGAATTAAATTTTACTCCAGTAATATGCGATTCTGGCAATCCCATTCTACTAATTTTAATGGTACTATGAACTTGTGCGATAAATAGTTCCTGAAGAAATGCAAATCCCCCGTTTACACCCAGATACCGTGGAAGAGGTTAAACATCGTGCGGACATTGTGGATGTTATCTCAGATTATGTGGTTTTACGCAGACGAGGTAAGGATTTTGTCGGTTTATGTCCTTTTCATGAGGAGAAAACCCCCAGTTTTACCGTCAGTCCTACTAAGCAAATATACTATTGCTTCGGTTGTCAGGCTTCCGGGAATGCTATTAAGTTTATCATGGACTTGAATAA from Cylindrospermopsis curvispora GIHE-G1 harbors:
- the tftA gene encoding hormogonium tapered terminus morphoprotein TftA: MGRIFISAAHGGKENGKIDPGSIAGGTTESGEMILLRDLIVTELRGRNLEVLSVPDDLSAVQTISWINSRSRAGDVALEIHTDGANNPTVRGAGVFYIANNTERKQNAEILLTGLLRRVNQLPSRGVRPDTDSGLGSLQFCRQTNLPALLMQVGFITSPEDRNLLQTRRRDFALGIVDGLVGWSQIIDPKPGTPVDANYLAINININGQNYGEQGILINGNSYIPVDLVDRLRIDLSQGSNINRVTYRRIVYVKAIELRDFNISIAWDSSTKTVKLRSVLAICAGHIDKIISNGSTTEVQLQLFLRNNNENALNQFGDIPKLYREEATLEGVNHDIAFCQMCLETGFLRFGGDIKPQQNNFAGLGGISGGAEAASFSSARIGVRAHIQHLKAYASLEPLVQEEVDPRFRFVTRGVAPSVDQLSGRWSADLDYGTKIKALFKRLYESAGLI